In Pantoea cypripedii, the following proteins share a genomic window:
- the argD gene encoding bifunctional acetylornithine/succinyldiaminopimelate transaminase: MAAEKLAVTRETFDNVILPVYAPAQFVPVKGKGSRVWDQQGKEYIDFSGGIAVTALGHCHPALVETLKTQGETLWHTSNVFTNEPALRLASKLIAATFADRVFFGNSGAEANEAAFKLARYYACKKHSPFKSKIIAFHNAFHGRTLFTVSVGGQPKYSDGFGPKPADIVHVPYNDLAAVKAVIDDHTCAIVVEPIQGEGGVMPATPEFMQGLRALCDEYKALLVLDEVQSGMGRSGKLFAYEHYGITPDIITTAKALGGGFPVSAMLTTNEIASVMAPGVHGTTYGGNPLACAIAETALDIINTPEVLDGVEARRQQFVTALKALDSKFDLFSDIRGKGLLIGAALKPQHASKARDILHAAAAEGLMILTAGTDVIRFVPSLVIEPTDIEEGMARFAVAVEKVLAA, translated from the coding sequence ATGGCAGCAGAAAAACTAGCGGTAACCCGGGAAACGTTCGATAACGTAATTTTGCCTGTTTATGCACCTGCGCAATTTGTGCCGGTTAAAGGCAAGGGTAGCCGAGTCTGGGATCAGCAGGGCAAAGAGTATATCGATTTTTCTGGCGGTATCGCGGTGACTGCGCTCGGCCATTGCCATCCGGCGCTGGTGGAAACGCTGAAAACCCAGGGCGAAACCCTGTGGCACACCAGCAACGTGTTCACCAATGAACCGGCGCTGCGCCTGGCAAGCAAACTGATTGCGGCCACCTTTGCCGATCGCGTGTTCTTTGGCAACTCCGGTGCGGAAGCTAACGAAGCCGCGTTCAAACTGGCGCGCTATTACGCCTGCAAAAAACACAGCCCGTTCAAAAGCAAAATCATCGCCTTCCACAATGCGTTTCACGGGCGCACGTTGTTTACCGTCTCGGTCGGCGGCCAGCCAAAATACTCCGATGGTTTTGGCCCGAAACCGGCGGATATCGTGCACGTGCCTTACAACGATCTGGCGGCGGTGAAAGCGGTCATTGATGATCACACCTGCGCCATCGTAGTCGAGCCGATTCAGGGCGAAGGCGGCGTGATGCCTGCTACGCCGGAATTTATGCAGGGTCTGCGTGCCTTATGCGATGAATACAAGGCGCTGCTGGTGCTGGACGAAGTGCAGAGCGGCATGGGGCGCAGTGGCAAACTGTTTGCTTACGAACACTACGGCATCACCCCGGACATCATCACCACGGCGAAAGCGCTGGGCGGTGGTTTCCCGGTGAGCGCTATGCTGACCACCAATGAAATCGCCTCGGTGATGGCACCGGGCGTGCATGGCACCACTTATGGCGGCAACCCGCTGGCCTGTGCGATTGCCGAAACGGCGCTGGATATCATCAACACGCCTGAAGTGCTGGATGGTGTCGAAGCTCGTCGTCAGCAGTTCGTGACGGCGCTGAAAGCGCTGGATAGCAAGTTTGATCTGTTCAGTGACATCCGTGGCAAAGGGCTGCTGATTGGCGCAGCGTTGAAGCCGCAACACGCCAGCAAAGCACGCGATATCCTGCATGCGGCAGCGGCGGAAGGTTTGATGATCCTGACAGCCGGTACCGATGTGATCCGTTTTGTCCCGTCGCTGGTGATTGAGCCGACCGATATCGAAGAAGGGATGGCGCGGTTTGCCGTGGCGGTAGAGAAGGTGCTGGCGGCGTAA
- the ppiA gene encoding peptidylprolyl isomerase A: protein MFKRTLTAAVALLALSSISASALAAKGDPHVLLTTSAGNIELELNAQKAPVSVKNFVDYVNNGFYNNTIFHRVIPGFMVQGGGFTTDMQQKQTNAPIKNEADNGLRNLRGTIAMARTAEKDSATSQFFINVADNAFLDHGQRDFGYAVFGKVVKGMDVADKMAQVPTKDVGPYQNVPSKPIVILSAKVLP, encoded by the coding sequence ATGTTTAAACGTACTTTGACAGCGGCCGTAGCCCTGTTAGCGCTCTCATCTATTTCCGCTTCCGCCCTGGCGGCGAAAGGCGATCCCCATGTTCTGCTCACCACCTCTGCGGGCAATATCGAACTCGAATTGAATGCACAGAAAGCCCCGGTTTCGGTGAAAAACTTTGTTGATTACGTCAATAACGGCTTCTACAACAACACGATTTTCCATCGTGTGATCCCTGGCTTTATGGTGCAGGGCGGTGGCTTCACCACCGATATGCAGCAGAAGCAAACCAACGCACCGATTAAAAACGAAGCCGACAACGGCCTGCGTAACCTGCGTGGCACCATCGCGATGGCGCGCACCGCAGAAAAAGACAGCGCGACCAGCCAGTTCTTTATTAACGTCGCCGACAATGCCTTCCTCGATCACGGTCAGCGTGATTTCGGTTACGCGGTATTTGGTAAAGTTGTGAAAGGAATGGATGTGGCCGATAAGATGGCTCAGGTGCCGACCAAAGATGTGGGTCCGTACCAGAATGTGCCGTCAAAACCGATCGTTATCCTCTCTGCGAAAGTCCTGCCCTGA
- the crp gene encoding cAMP-activated global transcriptional regulator CRP, translating to MVLGKPQTDPTLEWFLSHCHIHKYPSKSTLIHQGEKAETLYYIVKGAVAVLIKDEEGKEMILSYLNQGDFIGELGLFEEGQERSAWVRAKTACEVAEISYKKFRQLIQVNPDILMRLSAQMARRLQVTSEKVGNLAFLDVTGRIAQTLLNLAKQPDAMTHPDGMQIKITRQEIGQIVGCSRETVGRILKMLEDQNLISAHGKTIVVYGTR from the coding sequence ATGGTTCTCGGCAAACCGCAAACAGACCCTACACTCGAATGGTTCCTGTCCCATTGCCATATTCACAAATATCCATCCAAAAGCACCCTGATTCACCAGGGTGAAAAAGCGGAAACGCTCTACTACATCGTGAAAGGTGCCGTTGCGGTACTGATTAAAGATGAAGAAGGCAAAGAGATGATCCTCTCCTACCTCAATCAGGGGGATTTCATCGGCGAGCTTGGCCTGTTCGAAGAAGGTCAGGAACGCAGTGCCTGGGTACGAGCAAAAACTGCCTGCGAAGTGGCTGAAATTTCCTACAAAAAATTCCGTCAGCTGATTCAGGTAAACCCGGATATTTTAATGCGTCTTTCGGCGCAGATGGCACGTCGCCTGCAGGTGACATCAGAAAAAGTCGGCAACCTTGCCTTCCTTGATGTGACCGGTCGCATTGCGCAGACGCTGCTCAATCTGGCCAAACAGCCTGATGCCATGACCCACCCGGACGGGATGCAGATCAAAATCACCCGTCAGGAAATTGGTCAGATCGTCGGCTGCTCACGCGAGACAGTTGGCCGTATTCTGAAAATGCTGGAAGATCAAAACCTGATCTCCGCACATGGTAAAACCATCGTCGTTTACGGCACCCGCTAA
- a CDS encoding putative adenosine monophosphate-protein transferase Fic: protein MADNSLAVRDPYLWHNDNVLKNRLDIHDSAQLRKAELAFSAARLATLELAPRNSGMPWLCHIHRTLFQDLYSWAGELRTVDIWRDDTPYCHCAYIEKEGNSLMSALAEEEGLAHLAQDEFVARLTHYYCEIYVLHPFRAGNGRTQRIFFEQLALHAGYLLTWDKLDRDNWRTAIRDAIEGDLTALSAQFAKVVSPAR, encoded by the coding sequence ATGGCGGATAATTCTCTGGCGGTACGCGACCCTTATCTGTGGCACAACGATAATGTGCTGAAAAACCGTCTGGATATTCACGATAGCGCACAGCTACGCAAAGCTGAGCTGGCGTTCAGTGCCGCGCGGCTCGCCACGCTGGAGCTGGCTCCGCGTAACAGCGGTATGCCGTGGCTATGCCATATTCATCGCACGCTGTTTCAGGATCTCTACAGCTGGGCCGGTGAGTTGCGCACGGTCGATATCTGGCGCGATGACACCCCCTATTGCCACTGCGCCTACATTGAGAAAGAAGGCAACAGCCTGATGAGCGCGTTGGCGGAGGAAGAGGGGCTGGCCCATCTGGCGCAGGATGAATTTGTCGCGCGCCTGACGCATTACTACTGTGAGATCTACGTGCTGCACCCGTTCCGGGCCGGTAATGGCCGTACCCAGCGTATCTTCTTCGAGCAGCTGGCGTTACATGCTGGTTATCTGCTGACGTGGGATAAGCTGGACCGTGATAACTGGCGTACGGCGATTCGTGACGCCATCGAGGGCGATTTAACCGCGCTCAGCGCGCAATTTGCGAAAGTGGTAAGTCCCGCCCGTTAA
- a CDS encoding YheU family protein yields the protein MIIPWQQLDPETLENLIEAFVLREGTDYGEQERSLAQKVADVRRQLERGEAVLVWSELHETVNIMARGEFRG from the coding sequence GTGATTATACCGTGGCAACAACTCGACCCCGAAACGCTGGAAAACCTGATTGAAGCCTTTGTATTACGCGAAGGCACCGACTACGGTGAACAGGAGCGCAGTCTGGCGCAGAAAGTCGCCGATGTGCGCCGCCAGCTGGAGCGTGGCGAGGCGGTCCTGGTGTGGTCGGAACTGCACGAAACCGTCAATATCATGGCGCGCGGTGAATTTCGCGGCTAA
- a CDS encoding phosphoribulokinase: protein MSARHPVIAVTGSSGAGTTTTSLAFRKIFQQLDLHAAEVEGDSFHRYTRPEMDMAIRKARDLGRHISYFGPEANDFGLLEQTFKQYGQSGLGQSRKYLHTYDEAVPWNQVPGTFTPWQPLPENTDVLFYEGLHGGVVTQQHNVAEHVDLLVGVVPIVNLEWIQKLIRDTSERGHSREAVMDSVVRSMEDYINFITPQFSRTHINFQRVPTVDTSNPFAAREIPSLDESFVVIHFRGLEGIAFPYLLAMIQNSFISHMNTLVVPGGKMGLAMELIMTPLVQRLIEGKRIE, encoded by the coding sequence ATGTCAGCCAGGCATCCAGTTATTGCCGTTACCGGTTCCAGCGGAGCCGGAACCACCACCACCAGCCTTGCCTTCCGGAAAATTTTCCAGCAGCTGGATCTGCATGCCGCAGAAGTGGAAGGCGACAGTTTCCATCGCTATACGCGTCCGGAGATGGACATGGCGATCCGCAAAGCGCGCGATCTGGGCCGTCACATCAGCTACTTCGGACCGGAGGCCAACGATTTTGGCCTGCTGGAGCAAACCTTCAAACAATACGGCCAATCCGGCCTCGGGCAGTCGCGCAAATATCTGCACACCTACGATGAAGCCGTGCCGTGGAACCAGGTGCCTGGCACCTTTACGCCGTGGCAGCCGTTGCCGGAAAACACCGATGTGCTGTTTTATGAGGGACTGCACGGCGGCGTAGTCACGCAGCAGCACAATGTGGCCGAACACGTAGATTTGCTGGTCGGCGTGGTGCCGATCGTCAACCTTGAGTGGATTCAGAAGTTGATTCGCGACACCAGCGAACGCGGCCATTCACGCGAAGCGGTGATGGATTCGGTGGTGCGTTCGATGGAGGATTACATCAACTTCATCACGCCACAGTTCTCGCGCACCCATATCAACTTCCAGCGCGTGCCCACCGTCGATACCTCGAATCCGTTTGCCGCGCGTGAAATTCCGTCACTGGATGAAAGCTTCGTGGTGATCCATTTTCGCGGGCTGGAAGGCATTGCCTTTCCCTACCTGCTGGCAATGATTCAGAATTCCTTTATCTCGCATATGAACACCCTGGTGGTGCCGGGCGGCAAAATGGGGCTGGCGATGGAGTTGATTATGACACCGCTGGTGCAGCGACTGATTGAAGGTAAACGGATTGAATAA
- the tsgA gene encoding MFS transporter TsgA, whose translation MTNRNRIGLTWISFFSYALTGALVIVTGMVLDNIAQYFQLPISEMSNTFTFLNTGILVAVFLNAWLMVIVPLKRQLIFGFVLMVLAVFGLMTSHNLSVFSLCMFVLGVVSGITMSIGTFLITHLYDGRQRGSRLLFTDSFFSMAGTLFPIIAGILLARSLPWYWVYACIGVLYIAIFVLALCVEFPVLKNNSETQAAEKEKWGLGVLFLSIAALCYILGQLGFISWVPEYATKTMGMDIAAAGQLVGNFWTAYMVGMWVFSFLLRFFDLQRILMVLAAIATVLMYWFVSTSDASMLHWIIMTLGFSSSAIYTTIITLGSLQTKASSPKLVNFILTCGTVGTMLTFVVTGPIVAKGGAHAALATSNGLYAVVFVMCVLLGFVTKHRQHGHITH comes from the coding sequence ATGACAAACCGTAATCGCATTGGCCTTACCTGGATTAGCTTTTTCTCATATGCGCTGACTGGCGCATTGGTGATTGTGACCGGGATGGTGCTGGACAATATCGCGCAATATTTCCAGTTACCCATCTCAGAAATGAGCAACACCTTCACCTTCCTCAATACCGGCATTCTGGTGGCCGTCTTTCTGAACGCCTGGCTGATGGTGATTGTGCCGTTAAAACGTCAGCTGATATTTGGTTTTGTGCTGATGGTGCTGGCGGTATTTGGTCTGATGACCAGCCACAACCTGTCCGTGTTCTCGCTGTGCATGTTTGTGCTCGGCGTGGTGAGCGGCATTACCATGTCGATCGGCACCTTCCTGATTACCCATCTGTATGATGGCCGTCAGCGCGGTTCACGTCTGCTGTTTACTGACTCTTTCTTCAGTATGGCCGGTACGCTGTTCCCCATCATCGCAGGCATCCTGCTGGCGCGTTCGCTGCCGTGGTACTGGGTCTATGCCTGCATCGGTGTGCTTTACATCGCCATCTTTGTGCTGGCGCTGTGCGTGGAGTTCCCGGTACTGAAAAACAACAGCGAAACTCAGGCGGCGGAGAAAGAGAAATGGGGTCTCGGTGTGCTGTTCCTGTCGATTGCCGCACTGTGCTACATCCTCGGTCAGCTCGGTTTCATTTCCTGGGTGCCGGAATACGCCACTAAAACCATGGGTATGGATATCGCCGCGGCGGGCCAGCTGGTCGGGAACTTCTGGACAGCCTATATGGTGGGCATGTGGGTATTCAGCTTCCTGCTGCGCTTCTTTGATCTGCAACGCATCCTGATGGTGCTGGCGGCCATTGCCACCGTGCTGATGTACTGGTTTGTCAGCACCAGCGACGCCAGCATGCTGCACTGGATCATCATGACGCTCGGCTTCAGTTCCAGCGCCATCTACACCACCATCATCACCCTCGGTTCGCTGCAAACCAAAGCGTCCTCACCGAAGCTGGTCAACTTTATCCTGACCTGCGGTACGGTCGGCACCATGCTGACTTTTGTCGTCACCGGCCCGATTGTGGCAAAAGGAGGCGCGCATGCCGCACTGGCAACGTCGAACGGCTTGTATGCCGTGGTGTTCGTGATGTGTGTGTTGCTCGGCTTTGTCACCAAACATCGCCAGCACGGTCATATCACCCACTAA
- a CDS encoding YccS/YhfK family putative transporter, protein MWRRIIYHPEVNYALRQTLVLCLPVALGWLFGDLQKGLLFSLVPACCNIAGLDTPHKRFFKRLIVGGSLFATGSFLIQWLTDYHVPLPLIMLALPLLVGVTGEISPLHGRLLPGTLIAAIFTLSLAGRMPIWVPPLLYIGGTLWYGLFNWFWFWLWKEQPMRETLSLLYRELADYCDAKYTLLTQLTDPEKALPPLLARQQKAVDLITTCYQQMHMLSASRNNSHKRLTRAFQVALDLQEHISVSLHQPEEVQKLVEQSHAEAVIRWNAKTISARLRLLADAILYHQLPERFHMEKQLGALEKIARQHPDNPVGNFCLYHFSRIARVLRTQKPLYTRDLMADRQRRLPFFPALRSYLSLKSPALRTAARFAVMLMFGSALALFFNIPKPYWILMTTMFVSQNGYSATRVRIQHRALGTFTGLLIAAASLRLAVPESITLLFMLAITLASYLVTRKYYGWSMIGFTVTAVYSLQLLSLNGAQFLLPRMMDTLMGCLIAFGGMIWLWPQWQSGLLRKNAHDALEADQEALQLLLGPEQSPEKLAYQRVKVNQAHNAMFNSLNQAMTEPGFNSQYLKDMRLWVTHSQFIVEHINAMTILAREHTMLTPKLAEKYLQSCEIALQRCQQRLEYDGPGNDSNVLEAPENINEGAVTILEQHVKRILQHLNVMHTISSLAWSQRPHHGRWLMGLRVKN, encoded by the coding sequence ATGTGGCGCCGAATCATCTATCATCCCGAAGTTAATTACGCCCTGCGGCAAACGCTGGTGCTTTGCCTGCCCGTGGCTCTCGGCTGGCTGTTTGGCGACCTGCAAAAAGGTTTGCTGTTCTCGCTGGTTCCCGCCTGCTGCAATATTGCGGGGCTGGATACACCACATAAACGTTTCTTTAAACGCCTGATTGTCGGCGGATCCCTGTTTGCCACCGGCAGCTTTCTGATTCAGTGGCTGACGGATTACCATGTTCCTTTACCGCTGATTATGCTGGCTCTGCCGCTGCTGGTGGGCGTCACTGGCGAAATCAGTCCGTTGCATGGCCGCTTGCTGCCCGGCACCCTTATCGCCGCCATCTTCACGCTAAGCCTCGCAGGACGCATGCCGATATGGGTACCGCCGCTGCTGTATATCGGCGGCACGCTGTGGTACGGGCTGTTTAACTGGTTCTGGTTCTGGCTGTGGAAAGAACAGCCGATGCGTGAAACCCTCAGCCTGCTGTATCGCGAGCTGGCGGATTATTGCGATGCCAAATATACCCTGCTGACGCAGTTGACCGATCCGGAAAAGGCGCTGCCTCCGCTGCTGGCTCGCCAGCAAAAAGCGGTCGACCTGATCACCACCTGTTATCAGCAAATGCATATGCTGTCTGCCAGCCGCAACAACAGCCATAAACGCCTGACGCGCGCCTTCCAGGTGGCACTTGATCTCCAGGAACATATCTCGGTCAGCCTGCACCAGCCCGAAGAAGTGCAAAAGCTGGTGGAGCAGAGCCACGCTGAAGCGGTGATCCGCTGGAACGCGAAAACCATCTCGGCGCGGCTGCGGCTGCTGGCTGATGCCATCCTGTATCACCAGTTACCTGAGCGCTTTCATATGGAGAAGCAGCTCGGGGCGCTGGAAAAGATTGCGCGCCAGCACCCGGATAATCCGGTCGGTAATTTTTGCCTGTACCACTTCAGCCGGATTGCCCGCGTCTTGCGTACGCAGAAACCCCTTTATACCCGTGACCTGATGGCCGACCGCCAGCGGCGTTTACCGTTTTTTCCGGCGCTGCGCAGTTATCTGTCGCTAAAGTCCCCGGCGTTGCGCACCGCAGCACGGTTTGCCGTGATGCTGATGTTTGGCAGCGCGCTGGCCTTATTCTTCAACATCCCCAAGCCCTACTGGATTCTGATGACCACCATGTTCGTCAGCCAGAACGGCTACAGCGCCACCCGCGTGCGTATCCAGCACCGTGCGCTTGGCACTTTCACCGGGCTATTGATCGCCGCTGCTTCGCTGCGTTTGGCCGTACCGGAATCCATCACACTGCTGTTTATGCTGGCGATCACCCTCGCCAGCTATCTGGTGACGCGTAAATATTACGGCTGGTCGATGATTGGTTTTACGGTAACGGCGGTGTATTCGCTCCAGCTACTGTCACTGAATGGCGCGCAGTTTCTGCTGCCGCGTATGATGGATACGCTGATGGGCTGTCTGATCGCCTTTGGCGGCATGATTTGGCTGTGGCCACAGTGGCAGAGCGGCTTGCTACGTAAAAACGCGCACGATGCGCTGGAGGCTGACCAGGAAGCGTTGCAGCTGCTGCTCGGGCCGGAACAGTCGCCAGAGAAGCTGGCGTACCAGCGCGTTAAGGTCAATCAGGCGCACAACGCCATGTTTAACTCACTGAATCAGGCAATGACCGAACCCGGTTTTAACTCGCAGTATCTGAAAGATATGCGGTTATGGGTGACGCACAGCCAGTTTATTGTCGAACACATCAACGCCATGACGATTCTGGCGCGCGAGCACACCATGCTGACGCCAAAGCTCGCCGAGAAGTATCTGCAATCCTGCGAAATCGCCTTGCAGCGTTGTCAGCAGCGGCTGGAATATGACGGGCCGGGCAACGACAGCAACGTGCTGGAAGCGCCGGAAAATATTAATGAGGGAGCGGTCACCATTCTTGAACAGCATGTGAAGCGGATTCTGCAACACCTTAACGTGATGCATACCATCTCTTCACTGGCGTGGAGCCAGCGACCGCATCATGGTCGCTGGCTGATGGGCTTGCGGGTGAAAAACTGA
- a CDS encoding OsmC family protein — protein MQARVKWVEGLTFLGESSSGHQVLMDGNSGDKAPSPMEMVLMAAGGCSAIDVVSILQKGRNEVTDCEVKLTSERREEAPRIFTHINLHFIVSGKDLGDKAVARAVDLSAEKYCSVAIMLGEAVDITHSYEVVEA, from the coding sequence ATGCAGGCACGAGTCAAATGGGTGGAAGGGCTTACCTTTCTCGGAGAATCCTCATCGGGTCATCAGGTATTAATGGATGGGAACTCGGGTGATAAAGCGCCGAGTCCGATGGAGATGGTGCTGATGGCGGCGGGTGGTTGCAGCGCAATTGACGTGGTGTCTATCCTGCAAAAAGGGCGCAATGAAGTGACCGATTGCGAGGTGAAACTCACCTCTGAGCGTCGTGAAGAAGCGCCACGGATTTTTACACACATCAATCTGCATTTTATTGTCAGCGGCAAGGATTTGGGCGATAAAGCGGTGGCGCGTGCAGTGGATCTTTCGGCAGAAAAATATTGTTCGGTGGCGATCATGCTCGGCGAAGCCGTCGACATCACCCACAGCTATGAGGTAGTTGAGGCATAG
- a CDS encoding aminodeoxychorismate synthase component II, whose translation MLLLIDNYDSFTWNLYQYFCQLGADVRVVRNDAITLDEMDALPLSHLVISPGPCTPDQSGISLAAIRHFAGRLPILGVCLGHQAIAQAYGAQVVRARQVMHGKTSAIRHNDSGVFRGLNNPLTVTRYHSLIVARDSLPDAFEVTAWSLREGEPDEIMGFRHKTLPLEGVQFHPESILSEQGHQLLENFLRP comes from the coding sequence ATGCTGCTGCTAATTGATAATTACGACTCCTTCACCTGGAATCTCTACCAGTACTTCTGCCAACTGGGCGCTGACGTCAGGGTGGTGCGCAATGATGCCATCACCCTGGACGAGATGGATGCGCTTCCCCTGAGCCATCTGGTGATTTCACCCGGCCCCTGTACGCCGGACCAGTCCGGTATCTCGCTGGCGGCCATCCGCCATTTTGCCGGTCGTCTGCCGATCCTCGGCGTGTGCCTCGGTCATCAGGCGATTGCTCAGGCTTATGGTGCTCAGGTGGTGCGTGCGCGTCAGGTGATGCATGGCAAAACGTCGGCAATTCGCCATAACGATAGTGGCGTGTTTCGCGGGCTGAACAATCCCCTCACCGTGACCCGTTACCATTCGCTGATTGTGGCGCGGGATTCTCTGCCCGACGCGTTTGAGGTCACGGCCTGGAGCCTGCGCGAGGGGGAGCCTGATGAAATAATGGGGTTCCGTCATAAAACGTTGCCGCTGGAAGGGGTACAGTTCCACCCGGAAAGCATTCTCAGTGAACAGGGACATCAGCTGCTGGAAAATTTCCTGCGGCCTTAA
- a CDS encoding YhfG family protein, translating to MTSKLTDKQKATLWQQRRAASYQASCRLAGYTLNEPVITPEQASARLTSLRRQYGG from the coding sequence ATGACCAGCAAACTGACCGATAAACAGAAAGCCACCCTGTGGCAACAACGTCGCGCTGCCAGCTACCAGGCCAGCTGCCGTCTGGCGGGTTATACGCTGAACGAACCGGTAATCACACCTGAACAGGCTTCAGCCCGGCTGACCTCGTTAAGGAGGCAATATGGCGGATAA